The Cytobacillus firmus genome segment ATTCTCTTTAAGGGAGGATGCGTTTTTATGCGTCAAAAAGACCGCAACCCATTTAAGGCGATGGCCTTAATGTCCGCCATTCTTTCCCAGTTAGTAGGTTCCACGCTCATTGGCATTTTCGCCGGAAGATGGCTTGACAGCAAGGCAGCAACTGAGCCTTTATTCCTTTTAATCGGCTTGTTCATTGGGCTGGGCGCAGGGATATACGCCATGCTACGTCTAATCCAACATTTTTTCACAGGAGAATGAACATCATGCCGGAAATCAAAGCAACTTTTCAAAGACAGCGGAAATACATATTCCTATTGTTGTCTGTTTACGTTCTCGGCTGGGGTTTTACACCATATCAATCTATTTTTCTTGGCTTGATCTTTGGTACAGGCTTAAGTCTGTTCAATTTGTGGCTGATTTCACGAAAGGCGCTGCAATTTGGAGAGGCGGTCGAGAGAGGCGAGAAGGTGCGTTCACTTGGAACGGTATCCAGAATGGCTACAGCAGTATTTGCTGTGATGATCGCTCTGGAATACCCTGATAAGCTGCATCTGATCAGTATGGTATTTGGATTAATGACATCCTATATTGTCATTATGATAGATTATTTTCTTCAATCTTTTCAATTACGTAAATAGCGGGAAGAGAGGTGAACACTATTGCATCATGAAGCTCCTATAGTGGACTTTTTAGGATTGAATTTTAACTTATCAAATGTACTGATGATCACAGTGGCAAGTGCTATTGTATTCATTATTGCTTTACTTTCAACCCGTCGATTGGCCATGAAACCAA includes the following:
- a CDS encoding ATP synthase subunit I produces the protein MPEIKATFQRQRKYIFLLLSVYVLGWGFTPYQSIFLGLIFGTGLSLFNLWLISRKALQFGEAVERGEKVRSLGTVSRMATAVFAVMIALEYPDKLHLISMVFGLMTSYIVIMIDYFLQSFQLRK
- a CDS encoding AtpZ/AtpI family protein codes for the protein MRQKDRNPFKAMALMSAILSQLVGSTLIGIFAGRWLDSKAATEPLFLLIGLFIGLGAGIYAMLRLIQHFFTGE